The DNA sequence ATATAAAATATGAAGATGAGTTGGAAAATGAAAGAAAAGCTACAGAGTTAAAAAAGTTAAACGAATCTAAAAGAATTGAAGAATTTTTAGCAACTCCAAAAAAATATTAATTTTTGATTTATAAATATATTAATTTATTTTTCTGATTAAATTATAAAAATAGGTATATAATTATATACCTATTTTTATAAATCTAATTCTTCTAATATTTTTAATTTTTCCATATTAGTCATGTCTATATTTATTGGTGTTATTGATATATATCCCTCTTCAACTGCTGATATATCACTTATTTCTTCTTGTTCTAAAATTTTTACCCTTCCCCCAATCCATACATATCTCTTTCCATGTGGACTTAATCTTTCATCTATATCATTTTCATATTGTCTTATTCCCAATTTAGTCATTTTAAATCCTTTTATATCTCTATTAGGCATGTTTACATTTAGTATACAATCTTCAAATATACTCATATTTCTTTCTAATTTTTTAACTAGTTTAACTATAAATTCTGAGGCTTTCTTATAATCGTCTTTGTAAATATTATAGGAATCATAAGATATAGCAATAGACGGTTTATTTTGTATTAACCCTTCTATTGCAGCTGATACAGTACCTGAATATATTACATCTGTTCCTAAATTAGGACCATTATTAATCCCACTTAAAACTAAATCAATTTCTACATCCTTTAAAATTGATTCTATTCCAACTTTTACACAATCTGCTGGCGTTCCACTTATGGAATATGCTATAATTCCTTTTTCTATATTTTCTTCTTTTATCATTATAGGATCGTGAATTGTTATTGCATGCCCTGTTGCACTTCTTTGAGTATCCGGAGCAACTACATAAACATTTCCAATTTCTTTAAAAGCTTTTGCAAGTTCTAAAATCCCACAAGCGTAAATTCCATCATCATTTGTAACCAGTATATTTATAGGTTTACTCATAAACTCCATACCTTTCCCAGATTTTTTCTAAATCATCAAAATAAGATTTTATATCTTCTTTTTCTTTCATTCCTATAGATACTATAAGAGCATTACAAAGACTTAGCGCCGGAACTAATGAATCTACAAAAGACGCCATATTACTTTTAACTAAAAGAGTTGTATCTGATATAGTTGCTATTGGTGCAAATAAACTATCTGTTATTGATATAACATGTGCTCCCTTAGCTTTAGCGTATTCTACAATTTGATGACTTCTTTTTGAATATCTAGGGAAACTGATGGCAACTACTACATCTTCATCAGTAACTCTTACTACTTGCTCAAATGCATCTCCCATATCCATTCTTATTATATGAACATTATCTAGTATAATATCTAAATAAAACCCTAGATATTGAGCTATACTAAATGAACTTCTCATTCCTAATATATAAATTTTTCTTGCATTAAGAAGTTTATCTGATGCTTGTTGAAAAACTTCTTCATTTAAATCTTCTAATGTATGTTTTATGTTATCTATGTCACTTTTTAATACCTTATTTAAGATCTTACAATCATCTGAATATTCTTGATTCATTTCTACTCTCTGCACTGTAGTTAACTTATTTTTTATAAGTTCTTGAAGGGCATCTTGAAGTTTTGGATATCCTGTAAATCCTAAAGCGTTTGCAAATCTAACTACAGTAGATTCACTAACACCTACTTCTTCCCCAAGCTTTGAAGCTGTCATAAATGCTACTTTGTCGTAGTTTGATATTAAATATTGTGCTATAAGTTTTTGACCTTTACTAAGTCTTGTATACTGCTTTTGAATATCGTCTATTAACTGTTTGCTATCTTTAAAATCTTTAGTTTCGTTCATTTTTATCTCCTCATAATTACTAATGATTTATATTTAAATATTAAGCATCTTCTTTTAATTTCATATATACAATTCTATTATATCATTTTTTGTGTTAAATTTTAAATAAGTTATAAATTTTTTTATCCTAATAAATTAATAAATGTAGTTATAGTAGCAGAATTAAAAAACTCTATAAATAATGCTCCCACCAATGGTAGTATAAAAAATGCATTTGTTGATGGTCCATACTTACTTGTTATAGATTCCATGTTAGCAATACCATTAGGAGTTGCCCCCATTCCAAATCCACAGTGCCCTGCTGCAAGAATAGCTGCCGTATAATCTTTTCCCATAACCTTAAAAGTTATAAAATAAGCAAATAAAATCATTATTATAGTTTGCACTCCAAGCACGATAATTATAGGTATAGCTAAATCTATAAGTTCCCATAATTTTAAACTGCACATAGCCATTGATAAAAAAAGCGATAAACATATAGAACCAATTGTAGACAATTCTTTCTCAGAAGTTTCCCAAATTCCTTTTATATCTGAAAAATTCCTCATTATTGCAGCAATTATCATAGCTCCTATATACTCAGGTATTGTTATTTTTAATAATGAGAATATAGACGAAATTATAGTTCCCAACCCCATAGCAACTACAATTTGAATTACTGAATTTGTTAACTTAATTTCTGATAACTCACCTTTTGTAATTCCAAGACAAGTTCCATCTCCTTCTAAGCTAAGTTCTAAAATATTATTATTTCTATCTGACTCACATTCATCTGAAGATAAATTATATTTTTCAATTAGTCTTTTCCCAAGCGGACCACCTATTATACTTCCTGATACTAATCCAAATGTAGCACATGCCATTGAAATACTAAGAGCTCCATTTAATCCACTACTTTCTATTACTGGTCCAAATGCCCCTGATGCTCCATGTCCTCCCGTCATAGACACAGAACCGGCTATTAATCCTAAAAGAGGATTGACACCTATTGCCTTAGCTGACAATACCCCAACTATATTTTGAGTTAAGACTAATAAAACTGCAACAACTAAAAATTTAAGAACTTTTGATCCTCCTTTTTTTAAAATGCTTATGCTTGCAGTAAATCCCACTGTTGTAAAAAAAGCTGTCATAAGTATATTTTGTAAGGTTGTATCAAAATTTATATATAATAAATTACTTTTTCTTAATAAAAATGATATAATTGCAAAGGAAAATCCTCCAACAACTGGCGCAGGAATGCAATACTTTTTAAATATATTAACTCTTTCTTTTATAAAGGAACCTATGATTAAAACAATTGTAGTGAAAGCAATGCTTTGAATCATACTTAAATTAACTTCAAACATAACACTACTACCCCCTTTAAATTGAATTTTATTTTTAAGTTTTTTCTTTTAACTTTATTTTCTGAAAATTAAAACCAAAAAAATTTTTCATATTTTAAATTGAATTATATACTTAATCTAAAATATGAAATTTAATAATTTGATTTAAAAGAGAAAGGATTTATCCTTTCTCTTTTAATAAGCTAAATTAACTAGAGAGTGACCTAGTTTAAAAGCTTGTTCATTTAATTTTTCAGTTCCTTTTGGAACTCTTCCCAGAATTGCCCTTTTTAACATATCATTATCTATTTCATCTATTAGTTCACCTATAACTCCTAAAGCTACTATATTTGCAACCATTTCTTTTCCTAAATTAGTTTTACTGCTTTCTATTATTGGAACCTTAATTATTTCTACACCATCAGATTTAAATCCTTTTTCATTCACAATAGAATCTATTATTATAGTTCCATCCTTCTTAACCGTATTTGAATATTCTTCAAATGATTTCTGAGTTAAACAAAGTAATAAATCAGCTTTCCTAGCTTTAGGAAAGTTTATTTCCCCATCACTTATTATCACTTCTGCTTTGCTTGCTCCACCTCTAGCCTCTGGTCCATAAGATTGAGTTTGAACTGAGTTTAAATTAGAAAGTATTGCTCCTTCTGCAAGTATTATTCCTGCTAAAATAAGTCCTTGTCCCCCAGATCCACTAAGCCTTATTTCTTTTCTCATATCAATATCTCCCCTATATTTACTTAAATCTATTTATTATTTTCTGATACTCATCTGTATATTCTGGCATTTTTATATCCTTAAATATCCCATAAAATTCTTTATTTTCAAGTTTTTCACTTGGCAGCTTATCTCTAAGAGAAACATCCACATAATTATCTTTTATTAAATTCATAAGTCCTACGGCAGAACCTTTTTTATTCTTTCGTCCGTAATAAGTAGGGCATATACTTATTCCTTCTAAAACAGAAAATCCCTTATGACTTATACCTTTTTTTATATAATCTATCATTTGCTTTGCATGGTATGCAGTCCCTCTTGCAACAAAGGTAGCACCTGCTCCTATTGATAATTCACATATATCAAATGGTTTGTCTATATTTCCATAAGGAGCTGTTGTAGCAAGATCATTAGTTTTAGTAGTTGGAGAAAATTGACCTCCTGTCATACCATATATATTATTGTTAAAAACTATTGTAGTTATATCTATGTTTCTTCTACATGCATGAATTAAATGATTTCCACCTATAGCTGTACAGTCACCATCTCCAGTAACTACTATTACATGCATATCTGGGTTTGCAAATTTAACTCCTGTTGCAAATGGAATAGCTCTACCATGAGTAGTATGTAAAGTATTGAAGTCTAAATATCCCGAAGCTCTTGATGAGCACCCAATCCCTGATACTATACAAACATTATTTTTATCTAGGCCTAATTCTTCTATTGCAACTGCTATAGATCTCATAAGAATTCCATGACCACACCCAGGGCACCATATATGAGGCAACCTTTCTGATCTAAAGTTATTTTCTATAACGCTACTTGGCATTTTCCCACCTCCATAACTTTTTCGATTATATCATCAGGTGTTATAATTTCTCCATTATATTTATTGATTCCTATTATATTACAACTACTATCACATACTCTTTGAACTTCTAGAACCATTTGCCCATAATTTAATTCTGGTACATATATGTTTTTAGATTTACTACTTAATTCTTTTACCCTGTCTTCTGGGAATGGCCAAACTGTTTTTACCGTAAATAACCCAGCTTTTATTCCCTGCTCTCTTAAGTAATCTACTGCATCTTTTGTGCATCTACTCATACAACCAAAAGTTATAAATAACTCTTCACAATCTTCTACTTTGTATTCATCATAAATTAATATATCATCTAAATTTTTATTTATTTTATCCATAAGTCTATCCATTAAAATTTGAGTTTGTTTTGTGCTATTTGTTGGGAATCCTGTTTCATCGTGCATAAGGCCTGTTACATGATATCTGTATCCATCTGAGAAGTTTGCCATAGGTGGTACTAGAGTTGATTGATCATAAATTTTATAGTCTTTTTTATCTATATTAATTTTCATTCTTTCATATATCTCTAACTCATTTGATTGAGGTATTTCTACTTTTTCTCTCATATGACCTATAACTTCATCTAAAAGTAAAATTACAGGTGTTCTATACTTTTCTGAAAAATTAAATGCCTTTACTGTTAAATCAAAAGTATCTCTTACAGTCGTTGGTGATAAAGCTATTATTGGATGGTCTCCATGAGTTCCCCACTTTGCTTGCATTAGATCGCCTTGAGCTGGAGAAGTTGGTAAACCAGT is a window from the Paraclostridium sordellii genome containing:
- a CDS encoding MurR/RpiR family transcriptional regulator; the encoded protein is MNETKDFKDSKQLIDDIQKQYTRLSKGQKLIAQYLISNYDKVAFMTASKLGEEVGVSESTVVRFANALGFTGYPKLQDALQELIKNKLTTVQRVEMNQEYSDDCKILNKVLKSDIDNIKHTLEDLNEEVFQQASDKLLNARKIYILGMRSSFSIAQYLGFYLDIILDNVHIIRMDMGDAFEQVVRVTDEDVVVAISFPRYSKRSHQIVEYAKAKGAHVISITDSLFAPIATISDTTLLVKSNMASFVDSLVPALSLCNALIVSIGMKEKEDIKSYFDDLEKIWERYGVYE
- a CDS encoding 2-oxoacid:acceptor oxidoreductase subunit alpha, translating into MLKKVKLLQGNEACVHGALYAGMNFFAGYPITPSTEVAEISSYMLPKIGGKFIQMEDEIASMAATIGASLTGLKSMTATSGPGFSLKQENIGYAALAEIPCVIVNVQRCGPSTGLPTSPAQGDLMQAKWGTHGDHPIIALSPTTVRDTFDLTVKAFNFSEKYRTPVILLLDEVIGHMREKVEIPQSNELEIYERMKINIDKKDYKIYDQSTLVPPMANFSDGYRYHVTGLMHDETGFPTNSTKQTQILMDRLMDKINKNLDDILIYDEYKVEDCEELFITFGCMSRCTKDAVDYLREQGIKAGLFTVKTVWPFPEDRVKELSSKSKNIYVPELNYGQMVLEVQRVCDSSCNIIGINKYNGEIITPDDIIEKVMEVGKCQVAL
- a CDS encoding 2-oxoacid:acceptor oxidoreductase family protein encodes the protein MRKEIRLSGSGGQGLILAGIILAEGAILSNLNSVQTQSYGPEARGGASKAEVIISDGEINFPKARKADLLLCLTQKSFEEYSNTVKKDGTIIIDSIVNEKGFKSDGVEIIKVPIIESSKTNLGKEMVANIVALGVIGELIDEIDNDMLKRAILGRVPKGTEKLNEQAFKLGHSLVNLAY
- the surE gene encoding 5'/3'-nucleotidase SurE produces the protein MSKPINILVTNDDGIYACGILELAKAFKEIGNVYVVAPDTQRSATGHAITIHDPIMIKEENIEKGIIAYSISGTPADCVKVGIESILKDVEIDLVLSGINNGPNLGTDVIYSGTVSAAIEGLIQNKPSIAISYDSYNIYKDDYKKASEFIVKLVKKLERNMSIFEDCILNVNMPNRDIKGFKMTKLGIRQYENDIDERLSPHGKRYVWIGGRVKILEQEEISDISAVEEGYISITPINIDMTNMEKLKILEELDL
- a CDS encoding 2-oxoacid:ferredoxin oxidoreductase subunit beta; the protein is MPSSVIENNFRSERLPHIWCPGCGHGILMRSIAVAIEELGLDKNNVCIVSGIGCSSRASGYLDFNTLHTTHGRAIPFATGVKFANPDMHVIVVTGDGDCTAIGGNHLIHACRRNIDITTIVFNNNIYGMTGGQFSPTTKTNDLATTAPYGNIDKPFDICELSIGAGATFVARGTAYHAKQMIDYIKKGISHKGFSVLEGISICPTYYGRKNKKGSAVGLMNLIKDNYVDVSLRDKLPSEKLENKEFYGIFKDIKMPEYTDEYQKIINRFK
- the gltS gene encoding sodium/glutamate symporter; its protein translation is MFEVNLSMIQSIAFTTIVLIIGSFIKERVNIFKKYCIPAPVVGGFSFAIISFLLRKSNLLYINFDTTLQNILMTAFFTTVGFTASISILKKGGSKVLKFLVVAVLLVLTQNIVGVLSAKAIGVNPLLGLIAGSVSMTGGHGASGAFGPVIESSGLNGALSISMACATFGLVSGSIIGGPLGKRLIEKYNLSSDECESDRNNNILELSLEGDGTCLGITKGELSEIKLTNSVIQIVVAMGLGTIISSIFSLLKITIPEYIGAMIIAAIMRNFSDIKGIWETSEKELSTIGSICLSLFLSMAMCSLKLWELIDLAIPIIIVLGVQTIIMILFAYFITFKVMGKDYTAAILAAGHCGFGMGATPNGIANMESITSKYGPSTNAFFILPLVGALFIEFFNSATITTFINLLG